The Acidiferrobacterales bacterium genome segment GACCGCGGCAATGTTCGGGGCCAGAAACTCGATTCTTTCGGTGATCGTGCTTTTTGGCTTGGGCGCAATACTGTTGTATTACGTCAAGTCCCCACAAAGCGCCTCAGAATAGAATTTGCGCCGAATTCAAGTCCGGCCGGATGAAGTGTGTCACTCGCAATCCGGTTCTTCGTCGTCGGCCGCAGCAAGATCGGGGTCGGTGAGTTGAATTACAGTAGATTGTCCACTGCTTGCGTTTGCAAGTTCTGTAACCTCGTCGTTCGCGTTTTCGATAGTGCTGGCTGTTTCCTGGGCTGCGGAAACGGAAACCAGTAACGCAGACGCAAACAACGATAGGACCAATGAGTTGATCAATCTGAACATCATCAAGTCTATTCGCCTCCGTACGAATATGTTCCAATACAATAATACACCAAGTTTTGATGCTGAACCGCAGTGTTCTCACAACCATATAGACTCTGACTTCCAGTTTACAAGGTAAAACCAGGACGAAATTGCCAAAGCAAAGAAAGTCAAGACGCAGGCTGCCGACTGGTGCTGGTCAAAAAGTCGAGCAGCAGCCCCGACGGCGGGTCAGCAATAGATTTCCGCCAATCTGCGCGCTGTCGGAAGACGAAATCGAATTCATCCACGAATCCTCGCTGAAGGTGCTGGAACAGGTTGGAGTGGAAGTGATGTCTGCGGAGGGTCGCGAGTTGCTGTTGCGCGGGGGCGCGACACGAGGAAAGGCGGACGATCTGATCCTGATCGACAGGGGCCTGGTAGAGTCGTGCCTGAAGACCACACGCAGCAGTTTCAAGCTGCACGCCAGAAATCCCGACAATACGATTGAGTTCGGGACCGATCAAATCTGTTTCGCTCCGGTCGGCAGCGCACCTCACTCATCGGACCTGGACCGCGGGCGGCGGGCCGGAAATCACCGTGACTACCGTGATTTTGTGCGCCTCTCCCAGCAGCTGAATATCATTCATCTTGTCAGCGGCTATCCGGTTGAGCCGACTGACATTCATCCTTCGATTCGCCACATTGAGTGTCTGACTGATTTTGCGGTGATGACGGACAAGGTATTTCATGCTTATTCACTCGGCCGGCAAAGAAACCTGGATGCCTTCGAAATCGTCAAGATTGCCCGTGGGGTGGACGACGAGCAGCTCTGTCAGGAACCGAGTCTGCATACCATCATCAACTCAAATTCACCTTTGCGTCTGGACGCGAACATGGTCACTGGCATCATCGAGATGTCGCTGCGCAATCAAGTCGTTGTACTCACCCCGTTCACGTTGTCCGGTGCAATGGCGCCGGTGACGTTGTGTGGTGCCCTGACTCAGCAGAACGCGGAGGTTCTTTCAGGACTGGTCATTTCGCAACTGACAAAACCGGGCGCACCTTTTGTTTATGGCGGATTTACATCAAATGTGGACATGCGCTCCGGCGCGCCTGCATTCGGAACACCTGAGTACATGAAAGCGGCGTTGGCAAGCGGTCAATTAGCCCGACGCTATCAGCTGCCGTTTCGCTCTTCAAACACCAATGCGGCGAACTCGGTTGATGCACAATCAGCTTACGAATCGGTTTTCTCACTCTGGGGTGCCATCAACGGCCACGCTCACCTAATACTCCATTCAGCGGGCTGGATGGAGGGTGGACTCACCGCTTCATTCGAAAAGTTCGTACTTGACGCTGAGCTGCTGCAGATGATCTCGGAGTATCTTTTACCAATACCGATCAACGAAGCGGAAGTCGGTATCGATGCGATGGTTCAGGCCGGCCACGGTGGACATTTTTTCGGGACTGATCACACGCAGGAGCGTTATCGTGACGCGTTTCACACGCCGATGATTTCGGATTGGAGGAACTTTGAAACCTGGAGTGAAGCTGGGTCGCCACAGGCGGTGGAGCACGCGAATTCTTTGTACAAGGCTTTGCTTGCGCAATACGAGGAACCGCCGATTGATCCGGCAATACGGGAACAACTGGAAGATTTTCGGAAACGGAGAATTGAGGAAGGCGGTGTCAAGACCGACTTCTGAAAGGTCATCGCTTCAGTTGTTGGTTCTGCGGTCGGTCATTCCGGCAAGCCTTTGGCAAATTCCGTTCGAATGAGTTGTTTGCCCATGTTTTCTGAATGCAGAAGTTTGAGAAAGGCAGCGGGCATGTTTTGTATCCCATCCATGAAGTCAGTTTTGAACCTGAGTTTGCCATTACTTGCCAAATCGGCAAGTTCCCTGCGTGCTGTATCGTAGTGGGAGAGGTGATCAAACACCAAAAACCCGCTCACTTTCGCACGACTGACGAGAATCTGCCGCAAAAATCTCTCACCCATGTCGGGTGCATCGAACTTGTCTGCCAGACTGATTGTGCCGCAAACTATGATTCTTGCGCCTAAAGCGAGATTTTTCATGGCGGCGTCATGAATTGGCCCTGCCGTATTGTCAAAGAAGATGTCGATACCGTCGGGACAGGCTGCTGCAATTTCTTCTGTCAGATTGGTTGCTGAGCGATAGTTCACACCCGCGTCGTATCCGAGCTTTCGACACCAATCGAGTTTGGAGTCTGCACTCGCAACCGCGACTGCCCGACAGCCAGCTGCTTTCGCCAGTTGCCCCGCGACTTGCCCGACCGCACCGGATGCAGCTGAAATCAGGACGGTGTCGCCCTTGACCGGGTTGCCCACATTTCTCAGCGCGCACCAGGCAGTGATGCCGGGCATCCCGATATAACTGAGCCAGGCATGTGGCGGGCCGACATCCGGGTCGACGCGGGTTGCCGTCTCGGGGTCCAGGATCGAATATTCCTGCCAACCGAAGTTGAAGGATTCGATGAGGTCGCCAGTATTCCATTGTGGGTGTTTGGACTCGATGACTTCGGCAACGGCACCGCCGATCATCACGTCGCCGAGTTCGACGCCTTTCGCGTATCCGCGCTTGGAACTGATCCGACCGCGCATGTAGGGATCAACAGACAGATACAGTGCACGTGCGAGAACCTGACCGTCATCGGGAGTTGTGATTGCAGATGTTTCAAGCCGCCAGTTGCTGACATCCGGCATGCCCTCGGGATACGAGGCGAGCACCCAGCTATGATTGGTACCGATCACAGACGTTCAATCTCCTCAAAATTCTTATGATGATGTACAGGTCAAGCATTATCCGACATGTGAGGTGTAAGTTGTGACTATTGACACCTCGCAATGCGGTCTCGAAAGCCTGAATTGTATAGTGCTGGCGTCAGCTGGAGTTGAGGTAGCGATCGGGACTGCGATCATGCACACTGCGTTGACCTCACCCAACTGACAGTTTTTCGCGAAATCCAGCCCCAGCCCACCGAAGCCTTGGCACTGTGCAGTGACAACCCAGCCCTGCATGACTCCACCGTCGCTTGCCCAATATTCCGAAACTGTACCCAACCCAATGAATTTCGTTAAAATTGCACACGTTCAATGTATCGGGCCAACTACGAGTTGATAGGATGAATTACGTAATTTCTGATTTTGGTCGCGCTGAGGCAGCAGTTAAAAATTCCCAGTTTCGCTTCCCAGTCCGACGGATCTATCTGGTCGGCAGAAACTATGCCGAACACGCGCGGGAAATGGGACATGACCCGAATCGGGAAGAACCCTTTTTCTTCCAGAAGCCATCTGACGCAGTATTGCCTTCGGGAAGTGACTTTCCCTATCCCCCGGGGTCGAGCAATGTTCACCACGAAATCGAGTTGGTTGTCGCACTTCAATCCGGTGCCAGCGACATCAATCCCGAAGCCGCATTGGACCACGTCTACGGATACGCAGTCGGAATCGACATTACGCGGCGTGACCTGCAACAGAATATGAAAAAGATGGGTCGGCCGTGGGAAGCTGGCAAGTCATTTGATAAATCGGCGCCGATCAGCGAAATCGTCCCGGCGACCGAATGTGGACACCCGCAGTCCGGACGCATCTGGCTCAAGGTCGACAGCGAATTGCGCCAGCAAGGCGATCTCAATCAGCTGATCTGGTCAATTCCCGAAATCATCAGCAAATTGTCCGAGATGTTTGAGCTGTCGGCAGGCGACATAATTTTTACCGGAACGCCGGCGGGTGTTGGACCGATTGCCAGAGGAGACAGGCTGACCGGCGGTGTGGACGGCGTCTGCGACATAGATATCACAGTTGTATAGTCGGTTGTCCGGCAACGCCGCGGTCTCCATTACCGAAACGATTCCAAGCTCTTGCAGCAAGTCGTAGACGAGTTGCTGTCAGACATTTCCAACTCCAGCCCAGGCATGCAGATTATGTGTCTGCATCCCCCGCAGTCTGAGAGCCGAAAACACGGAAAATCATAATTATTGCGGCGTTATCAGAAAGTCCAACTACAAGGATTTGGTTCAATTTGTAGTCTTTGTGGTATAAATTTTGTTCATAATGGTCAGATTGACTTTGATTAGTTCTAACGTTTAGCGACTGGTTGCGCCATCAATGCTCAATTCAGGCTAAATAATTTGATGAAGTTAGACGGAGGTATCCAATTAATGAAAATTCATGAACTTAAACGGGCTTTTGAGCTCGGTAAAATCAGCAGAAGGGAGTTTCTGCAACGCACTGCAGCAATAGGTGCAGTCATCGCGGCACCTACAAGTCTGGTGTCCGCGACCGCGCACGGTATGCAAAAGCATGGCGGCGTGCTCCGACTGGGAATGGGCGGTGGATCCACCACGAATACACTTGACCCCGGGACCCATCCGGATTCAGTACCCATCAATCTGGAGCACCAGCTTCGCAACTATCTGATCGAGATTTCACCAACAGGCGAACTGATTGGGGAACTAGCGGAAAGTTGGGAAACCAAACCCGGTGCGGTGGAATGGATTATGGAACTTCGCAAAGATGTTGAGTTTCATAACGGCAAGACGATGACATCCGCCGATGTGATCCATTCGATCCAGCATCACATTCGCGAGGACTCCACCTCTGCGGTGGCCGGACAGATGGGCCAGATCGCTGAGATGAAAGCGGACGGCGATAATGTTGTGAGAATCACGCTGAAGAGCGGAAATGCTGACTTCGCATGGTTGCTGACCGACTATCACGTGTCTATCTTTCCGACAGAAGGCTGGGAATCCGGTGTAGGGACCGGCCCATTCAAATTGGTTTCGTACGAACCAGGTGTGCGATCGGTAGTCGAGCGTTTTCCCAACTACTTCAAGGAAGGACTTCCTTACTTCGACGGAGTCGAGATCACAGTGATTTCTGATGCCGCTGCACGGGACAACGCGCTCAAGACCGGTCAGGTGGATGCAACGAATCGTGTGAGTCAGCGAACAGCCAATCTGCTTGACCGCGCACAAGGCGTAAGCGTTCACAAGATTGTTGGAACCAAGCACTATACGGTTCCAATGCTGACCAACACGCCACCGTTTGATAACGTCAAGGTGCGTCAGGCACTTCGTCTCGCGGTTGATCGTGAAGCATTGCTGAAAACAATACTTGGTGGCCACGGCGAAGTCGGCAATGATCTCCCGATTGGTCGCAATCAGGAGTTTTACAACACTGAACTTCCCCAGCGCGAGTATGACCCCGACCAGGCAGCGTTCCTGCTCAAGGAAGCTGGCATGGAAGGGCTTGCTATTGAACTGTCAGCAGCCGATACCGCGTTTGATGGTGCAGTCGATGCTGCGGTTCTTTATGCGGAGCATGCAAAAGCTGCCGGTATCAACATCAACGTGATCCGCGAGTCGAATGACGGATATTGGTCCAATGTCTGGCAGCAGAAACCCTGGTGCATGTGCTATTGGTCAGGACGTCCAACCCAGGACTGGATGTGGACAATTGCGTATGAGTCTGGTGGTGCCTGGAACGACAACCACTGGGAAAATGCATCATTTCAGCAATTGCTCAAGGATGCCCGGGTAGAGGTTGATCCGGCCAAGCGCAAGGATATGTATTGGGAAATGCAACGTCTGCACTGGGAAGAGGGAGGCACGGTTGTACCGTTGTTTGCCGCTGACCTGATGGGCGTATCTGACAAGATTGTGTTACCCGAGAACATCGCGGTCAACTGGGAACTTGACGGTCACCGGTGTACCGAGCGTTGGAGCTTTTCGTAAACATAGCTAAAGGCATTAGTCCGATTGAGTCAGTACGGTAGCGCGAATCCATGGGGCTCACGAGGCTTATCGCGAAACGTATTGCTTTCGGACTGATCACCTTAATTGTAATTACGCTACTGATATCTCTTGCTCTGGAGGCGTTGCCCGGTGATTTTGCCGAGCAACGCCTTGGGCAGACAGCCACACCCGAAACCATCGCTGCAATCAGGGCGCAGCTGGGTCTCAACGAGCCCATCTTGGTCCGATACTGGCAATGGCTGAGCAAATTTCTGCAAGGCGACATGGGAGTCTCACTCTCAAACTCCCGTCCCGTCTCGGAGTTGCTTGCCACCAGACTCGGCAACACATTGTTTCTGGCGAGTTCGGCAGCCATCGTCGCAGTTCCTTTGGCTCTGTTTCTGGGAATTCTTGCGGCTCTTTATCGGGAATCCCTGCTCGACAAGATGATTTCAACATCGACCTTGGCAGCAATATCCCTTCCGGAATTCTTTGTCGGTTACATCCTGGTTGCTCTCTTTGCCGTCAACTGGCAATTCTTTCCCGCAATATCCAGCATATCGGATAGTATGACGCTGGGTGAGAAGATTTATGCGTCACTGCTGCCAATAGCAACACTGACCCTCGTGATTGTGGCGCACATGATGCGCATGACGAGAGCTGCGATTATCAATCTCATGCAGAGCCCATTTATCGAAATGGCGACATTGAAGGGGTTGAAGCGCAGTCGGATCATTGTGCACCACGCACTGCCGAATGCGCTGTCACCGATTATCAATGTGATTGTGCTCAACCTGGCCTATCTCGTTGTAGGTGTGGTGGTCGTCGAGGTTGTGTTCATCTACCCGGGGTTGGGCTTGCTGATGATCGATTCCGTCACGTCCAGGGATCTGCCAATCGTACAAGCCTGTATTCTGATCTTTGGCGCAACCTACATTTCGCTGAACATGCTAGCCGATATTCTGTCCATCATCAGCAATCCGAGATTGCGCCACCCTCGCTGAGGATCTGGTATGCGGTTTTGGATTTCGCTGAAAAGGGCAGGCTTGCCGGCGCACATCGGAATCGTTGTAATTTCGCTGTATGCCTTCGCTGCGCTGTTCGCGCCCTGGCTGGCGCCTTATGGTGAAAGTGAGGTTGTCGACGCTGTGCCATGGGCGACACCCGAAGAGAGTGGAACCCTGCTCGGTCTGGACCAGCTCGGACGCGACCTCTACACCCGGGTTCTTTACGGAGCCAGAAATACCATCGCCCTGGCGATGGGCATTACCATTTTGGCATTTTTCATGGGAATGACTGCTGGTTTTTTTGCCGCGGTCGTCGGCCGTTGGGTGGATCTTCTGCTCAGCCGGATCGTGGACATCATCATGGCGTTTCCGACCCTGTTTTTCGCGTTGATCGCATTGTCGATATTCGGCACCTCCATTCCGGTATTGGTATTCGTCATCGCCACTTTGGACTCGACTCGTGTCTATCGGATTGCACGCGCACTGGCTATGGATGTCAACGTGATGGAATACGTTGAGGTCGCCCGTCTTCGCGGAGAAGGACTGTTGTGGATCATGCGCCGCGAGATTCTTCCGAATACACTGACACCGCTGCTGGCGGAATTCGGTCTTCGGTTCTGCTTCGTTTTTCTGTTTATCAGTTCCTTGAGTTTTCTCGGAATCGGGATTCAGCCGCCTTCAGCGGATTGGGGAGCCATGGTGCGTGAGAACGGCGTTGCGATCACCTACGGTATATTCACACCGCTGGTGCCCGCCGCAGCGATCGCGGTACTTACGATTGCCGTCAATCTAGTCGTTGACTGGTTTCTCAGAAAAACCGCCGGTCTGCGTGAAGAATATTGATCGTATATCGCCTTGGTTACCAAGCCGGATGACTCGAACATGAGTGAACCAATCCTGACAATCAGAAATCTTCAGATCGAGGGATTTGCCGATGAGCAGTGGAAACCGATTGTCAACGGCATAGATCTTGACCTGAATCGGGGGGAGGTTTTGGGCCTGATCGGTGAGTCAGGCGCAGGCAAGTCCACGATTGGCATCGCGGCCATGGGCTATTGCAGACCAGGTTGTCGGATGGTCGGCGGTACGATTGATTTTGACGGCATTCAGATTCATGAATTGAAAAGTGAACAGATCCGGCAAGTGCGAGGCGTTCGGATTTCCTATGTTGCGCAAAGTGCCGCAGCATCGTTCAACCCGGCACATCGACTGATTGATCAGTATGCTGAGACACCGGTACAGCATGGCGTCCTCAAGTTTCAGCAAGCAGCGAACAATGCCCGTGCGATGTATGCCACATTGGAACTTCCCGACCCGGATAACATTGGCAAGCGATATCCCCATCAGGTATCAGGCGGTCAATTGCAACGGGCCATGGTGGCGATGGCGATGTCCTGCGAACCTGACCTGATCATTTTTGACGAGCCGACAACTGCCTTGGACGTGACAACGCAGATTGAGGTACTGGCAGCCATCAAGGACGTCGTGCGAAGATTCAATACCGCGGCAATCTATATTACGCATGATCTCGCGGTGGTCGTGCAACTGGCCGACCGAATCATGGTTCTTCGCTATGGAGACCTCGTGGAGGAGTCCGAAACACACGAGATTCTGAAAAATCCCAAAGAACGTTACACCAGGGACCTGCTTGCAGTACGGACGTTCAAGAAAAATCCAGAGGATCTTGAGAAAGACGACGTGCCACTGATCGAGATCAATGATCTGCATGCTTCGTATGGTTTGGGAGACAAGGTTTTGGAGGACATCAATCTGACCGTCGAGAAAGGCCGTACGGTTGCGATTGTCGGCGAGTCCGGAAGCGGCAAGAGTACCCTTGCGAGAGCCATGACGGGGTTGCTGCCACCGTTGCAGGGAACCGTGAAGTATTCCGGTATCGAATTGCCGAAGTCGTACAAGGAGCGTACAAAAGATCAATTGCGCCAGATGCAGATGATCTACCAGATGCCGGATGTCGCATTGAACCCGCGTCAGAAACTTCGAGAGGTCATCGGTCGTCCGCTCGGATTTTATTTTGGAATCGACGGGGCGGAGCGAGACCGCCGTGTGAAAGAGTTGCTGGAGATGATTGAATTGCCCACCAACTACATTGATCGATTCACTCCGGAACTTTCCGGTGGACAAAAGCAGCGCGTCTGTATCGCAAGAGCGCTCGCAGCGCAGCCCGTTGTGATCATTTGTGATGAGGTGACATCCGCGCTGGACCAGCTGGTGGCGGAAGAGATTCTGAAACTGCTGGATCAACTGCAAAAAGAACTGAATATGACCTATCTGTTCATTACGCACGATTTGGCAACAGTAAAGGCAATTGCCGATGAGATCGTTGTCATGCTTCAGGGACGAATCGTGGAATCAGGTCTCAAGGACGAAGTGCTCACCCCACCGCATCACGAATATACGGAACTGCTGCTTAGTTCTGTACCTGAAATGAACCCCCATTGGCTCGATCGATTGTTGGAGTCTCGCGCCGCGGCGATGAGTTGACCCGCAGATCTGTGCGCGTCGCTTCTGAGCGGAACGATCAGTGTGACAGGATCTGGCTCAGGAACAATTTGGTCCTGTCGTTTTGAGGATTGTCGAAGAATTCATCGGGGTTGTTCTGCTCAATGATTTCCCCATCATCCATGAAAATAACACGATTGGCGACAGTTTTTGCAAATCCCATCTCGTGCGTGACCACCAGCATGGTCATACCACTTTGTGCGAGCTGAATCATGACGTCGAGAACTTCCTTGATCATTTCCGGATCAAGTGCGGAGGTGGGCTCGTCAAACAGCATAATCCTCGGATTCATGCAAAGACTTCGCGCAATTGCAACCCGTTGCTGCTGCCCGCCGGATAACTGACCGGGAAATTTCGAGGCCTGTTCGGGAATTCTCACCCGCTCAAGATACTTCATCGCAATTTCTTCGGCTTCGTCTTTGGGTAACTTCCGAACCCAGATTGGGGCCAGCGTACAGTTCTCCAGTACCGTGAGGTGAGGGAAAAGATTGAACTGCTGAAACACCATTCCAACTTCCCGCCTGATCTCCGCAATGTTCTTCAAGTTGTCCGTAAGTAAAATCCCATCGACTGAGATGTCGCCGCGTTGATGTTCCTCAAGACGGTTGATACAGCGGATCAATGTTGATTTGCCGGAACCGGAGGGTCCGCAGATCACAATACGCTCACCGCGCTCGACCGTCAGGTTGATGTCCTTGAGAACATGGAACTTACCGAACCACTTGTTCATGTCAGTGATTTCAATTGCAATCGAATTGTCTCTGTCGTTGTTCATCTGAATAATCCTCTATTTATCTTTGTGGCCGGTATCCAACTTACGTTCCAAATATAACGAATAACGAGACATGGCAAAACATGAGACGAAAAAGCCAAGTGCGATAAACATGTAGAGTTCTGTGGACAGCCCCTGCCACTTCGAATCAGCGAGAGTTGCACCGCTGATCCCGAGAGGGTCAAGGAGGCCGACGATTACCACAAGTGTGGTGTCTTTATAAAGACCAATGAAAGTATTGACGATTCCTGGAATCGATATCTTCAGAGCCTGTGGGAGTATGATCAGCCGCATGCAGTTCGCATATTTGAGCCCCAGTGCGTCCGCTGCCTCAAACTGTCCGCGCGGGATTGCAGCCAGCCCACCTCTGATCACCTCTGCGATATAAGCGGCAGCAAACAGTATCACCATAATGATGACTCGCAGCAGCAGATCAAAATACGTACCCGGCGGCATGAAATAATTCAGCAGCGTCGATGCGACGAACAGCAATGTAATCAGTGGCACGCCCCGGAAAAATTCGATGTAACAGATACTGAGCAGACGGACAAGTGGCATGGACGACTGCCTGCCTAGAGACAATGCGATTCCGAGCGGCAGCGAAATCGCGATTCCGGTTACACCGATCAGAACTGTCAGCAGGAACCCGCCAAACTTGGAAGACTCGACGCTTTCCAATCCGAGCCCGCCCCACAACATGAAAAAGGCAAACACCGGAAAAAACAGGGAGAACCAGAGCAGATATTTCCGTCCTCTGACCTGATCATAGAGCAGAGGAAGCAAGGCGACAAACAGCAGTATGAAAGTCACATTGACACGCCAGCGCAGATGCACCGGATAAAATCCATACAAGAGCTGCTCAAATCTTGCCGCGATAACCGACCAGCACGCGCCCGTGGCGATTGCACGGCATTCGTTTCGATGCGTGACGTCGCTGGAAAAGACCGCATCAAAAATGACCCAATTCGCAAGTGGCGGGACCAACTTGTACAGAATATAGATTGAAACAACGGTCAGCAACACGTCGGTGGGGCTGGATAACATGTTCTGGCGTATCCACCCGGTGACACCGACCTGCATTTTTGGCGGCGGCAGTTCCTGGCGCATACCGTCTTTGTGAGCTTGCTTGTCCATCAGGTCAACGTTCCACCAGCGAAATTCGCTTGTTGTACCAGTTCATGAATCCTGAGATGGACAAGGAGATGCACAGGTACAGGGCAAGGACGATTGACATGCATTCCAGTGCCCGTCCGGTCTGGTTGAGTGAGATTCCACCGATTGTTGCAACGATATCCATGTACCCTACAGCAATCGCCAGCGATGAATTCTTGGTCAGGTTGAGATATTGACTGATCATAGGTGGCACGATCACCCGCAGTGCCTGTGGCAGAATGACCAGCCTCATCGCCAGGTTCGATTTCAGTCCCAAGGCATAAGCCGCTTCAGATTGCCCGTGACTGACAGCAAGGATGCCAGCCCTGACGATTTCCGCGATGAAGGCGCCGGTATACACACCAAGTGCGACCAGCAATGCGATAAATTCCGGACTGAGTACCAATCCGCCCTGAAAATTGAAACCCTTGAAAACAGGGTATTCAAGCTCAGCCGGGGCGCCCAGCAACCAGAACACCAGTAGTGGAACTGTCACGATCAGGCCAAAATTCACCCAGTAAACCGGATACTGCTGACCGGTCAGCTCCTGTTTCTGCTTTGCGAACCGATAGAAGACATATGAGCCTGCAAGCGCGACAAGCAAGGCTATGAACACACCCCAGAAAGCCGGCTCCAGCAAGGGTTTGGGCATGTAGATGCCGCGATTGGTCAGAAATGCGAAATCGTACGCGGTGATTGCCTGTTTCGGATGCGGCATGTTATGCACGATCATGCCGTGCCACAAAAGAATCCATAGAAGAATCGGAACGTTCCTGCTGAACTCGACGAACACATACGCGATCCGGTTGACCAGAAAGTTCGAAGACAGCCGGGAGACGCCCGCAACAAAACCGATCAGGGTTGCGAGCACAATTCCGAAAAATGCCACCAACCCGGTATTGATGATACCGACTACGGTAGCCCTGAGATGGGTGCTGCGGGAATCGTAATCAATCAGATGCTGATTGATATCGTAGTTGGATGGTGAGAATAGAAAATTGTAGCTGGCTTCCCTGCCAAGCAGCTCAAGATTATTCAGTGTGTTACGAATAAAGAATCCGAGCAGT includes the following:
- a CDS encoding NADP-dependent oxidoreductase — its product is MIGTNHSWVLASYPEGMPDVSNWRLETSAITTPDDGQVLARALYLSVDPYMRGRISSKRGYAKGVELGDVMIGGAVAEVIESKHPQWNTGDLIESFNFGWQEYSILDPETATRVDPDVGPPHAWLSYIGMPGITAWCALRNVGNPVKGDTVLISAASGAVGQVAGQLAKAAGCRAVAVASADSKLDWCRKLGYDAGVNYRSATNLTEEIAAACPDGIDIFFDNTAGPIHDAAMKNLALGARIIVCGTISLADKFDAPDMGERFLRQILVSRAKVSGFLVFDHLSHYDTARRELADLASNGKLRFKTDFMDGIQNMPAAFLKLLHSENMGKQLIRTEFAKGLPE
- a CDS encoding ABC transporter substrate-binding protein — protein: MKIHELKRAFELGKISRREFLQRTAAIGAVIAAPTSLVSATAHGMQKHGGVLRLGMGGGSTTNTLDPGTHPDSVPINLEHQLRNYLIEISPTGELIGELAESWETKPGAVEWIMELRKDVEFHNGKTMTSADVIHSIQHHIREDSTSAVAGQMGQIAEMKADGDNVVRITLKSGNADFAWLLTDYHVSIFPTEGWESGVGTGPFKLVSYEPGVRSVVERFPNYFKEGLPYFDGVEITVISDAAARDNALKTGQVDATNRVSQRTANLLDRAQGVSVHKIVGTKHYTVPMLTNTPPFDNVKVRQALRLAVDREALLKTILGGHGEVGNDLPIGRNQEFYNTELPQREYDPDQAAFLLKEAGMEGLAIELSAADTAFDGAVDAAVLYAEHAKAAGININVIRESNDGYWSNVWQQKPWCMCYWSGRPTQDWMWTIAYESGGAWNDNHWENASFQQLLKDARVEVDPAKRKDMYWEMQRLHWEEGGTVVPLFAADLMGVSDKIVLPENIAVNWELDGHRCTERWSFS
- a CDS encoding amino acid ABC transporter ATP-binding protein, yielding MNNDRDNSIAIEITDMNKWFGKFHVLKDINLTVERGERIVICGPSGSGKSTLIRCINRLEEHQRGDISVDGILLTDNLKNIAEIRREVGMVFQQFNLFPHLTVLENCTLAPIWVRKLPKDEAEEIAMKYLERVRIPEQASKFPGQLSGGQQQRVAIARSLCMNPRIMLFDEPTSALDPEMIKEVLDVMIQLAQSGMTMLVVTHEMGFAKTVANRVIFMDDGEIIEQNNPDEFFDNPQNDRTKLFLSQILSH
- a CDS encoding fumarylacetoacetate hydrolase family protein, encoding MNYVISDFGRAEAAVKNSQFRFPVRRIYLVGRNYAEHAREMGHDPNREEPFFFQKPSDAVLPSGSDFPYPPGSSNVHHEIELVVALQSGASDINPEAALDHVYGYAVGIDITRRDLQQNMKKMGRPWEAGKSFDKSAPISEIVPATECGHPQSGRIWLKVDSELRQQGDLNQLIWSIPEIISKLSEMFELSAGDIIFTGTPAGVGPIARGDRLTGGVDGVCDIDITVV
- a CDS encoding ABC transporter permease is translated as MRFWISLKRAGLPAHIGIVVISLYAFAALFAPWLAPYGESEVVDAVPWATPEESGTLLGLDQLGRDLYTRVLYGARNTIALAMGITILAFFMGMTAGFFAAVVGRWVDLLLSRIVDIIMAFPTLFFALIALSIFGTSIPVLVFVIATLDSTRVYRIARALAMDVNVMEYVEVARLRGEGLLWIMRREILPNTLTPLLAEFGLRFCFVFLFISSLSFLGIGIQPPSADWGAMVRENGVAITYGIFTPLVPAAAIAVLTIAVNLVVDWFLRKTAGLREEY
- a CDS encoding ABC transporter permease, whose amino-acid sequence is MGLTRLIAKRIAFGLITLIVITLLISLALEALPGDFAEQRLGQTATPETIAAIRAQLGLNEPILVRYWQWLSKFLQGDMGVSLSNSRPVSELLATRLGNTLFLASSAAIVAVPLALFLGILAALYRESLLDKMISTSTLAAISLPEFFVGYILVALFAVNWQFFPAISSISDSMTLGEKIYASLLPIATLTLVIVAHMMRMTRAAIINLMQSPFIEMATLKGLKRSRIIVHHALPNALSPIINVIVLNLAYLVVGVVVVEVVFIYPGLGLLMIDSVTSRDLPIVQACILIFGATYISLNMLADILSIISNPRLRHPR
- a CDS encoding ABC transporter ATP-binding protein, with product MSEPILTIRNLQIEGFADEQWKPIVNGIDLDLNRGEVLGLIGESGAGKSTIGIAAMGYCRPGCRMVGGTIDFDGIQIHELKSEQIRQVRGVRISYVAQSAAASFNPAHRLIDQYAETPVQHGVLKFQQAANNARAMYATLELPDPDNIGKRYPHQVSGGQLQRAMVAMAMSCEPDLIIFDEPTTALDVTTQIEVLAAIKDVVRRFNTAAIYITHDLAVVVQLADRIMVLRYGDLVEESETHEILKNPKERYTRDLLAVRTFKKNPEDLEKDDVPLIEINDLHASYGLGDKVLEDINLTVEKGRTVAIVGESGSGKSTLARAMTGLLPPLQGTVKYSGIELPKSYKERTKDQLRQMQMIYQMPDVALNPRQKLREVIGRPLGFYFGIDGAERDRRVKELLEMIELPTNYIDRFTPELSGGQKQRVCIARALAAQPVVIICDEVTSALDQLVAEEILKLLDQLQKELNMTYLFITHDLATVKAIADEIVVMLQGRIVESGLKDEVLTPPHHEYTELLLSSVPEMNPHWLDRLLESRAAAMS
- a CDS encoding trimethylamine methyltransferase family protein → MPKQRKSRRRLPTGAGQKVEQQPRRRVSNRFPPICALSEDEIEFIHESSLKVLEQVGVEVMSAEGRELLLRGGATRGKADDLILIDRGLVESCLKTTRSSFKLHARNPDNTIEFGTDQICFAPVGSAPHSSDLDRGRRAGNHRDYRDFVRLSQQLNIIHLVSGYPVEPTDIHPSIRHIECLTDFAVMTDKVFHAYSLGRQRNLDAFEIVKIARGVDDEQLCQEPSLHTIINSNSPLRLDANMVTGIIEMSLRNQVVVLTPFTLSGAMAPVTLCGALTQQNAEVLSGLVISQLTKPGAPFVYGGFTSNVDMRSGAPAFGTPEYMKAALASGQLARRYQLPFRSSNTNAANSVDAQSAYESVFSLWGAINGHAHLILHSAGWMEGGLTASFEKFVLDAELLQMISEYLLPIPINEAEVGIDAMVQAGHGGHFFGTDHTQERYRDAFHTPMISDWRNFETWSEAGSPQAVEHANSLYKALLAQYEEPPIDPAIREQLEDFRKRRIEEGGVKTDF